One stretch of Penaeus vannamei isolate JL-2024 chromosome 7, ASM4276789v1, whole genome shotgun sequence DNA includes these proteins:
- the LOC113823439 gene encoding uncharacterized protein → MGGRGQIGSLYASQYGLGVMFRRRLHVIMRSRGFTPHWRPPGGFRTAIQARPHATKSSCSKVNKNNLSWHFLVLLMGQNVQLQTVEKLKDVTRYLVRIIVRQCEVHTSERIRRSMQLYTVYSRMWGEEAARRMLSNLRRMFLMRGRHLLLSAVCITQYDWDKEKISDESLERATDDLDSVGELCKATVQCENCGKRQVIDQQMSNVDYCMCRGTIGYAGKNREYDSWEPFIERDHHIVWRQRHHVHQHLFAYKVYGTYDDVSLSAFMEAQLNSGFRKEWDDSVLELRVLDSHTESNSDLVYWLVKFPQFFANRDYVFKRRFTYNEERQEAVIMSQAIESNVFPEEKGIYRVNEYWSTMVIRACESIDKPGIEYTLTYFDNPGTSLPQSITNFIAATGFPNFLRKVHQAALSLQTDHENGGDAYISLPVQLRYPERPPEIEKPTISVSVEEEGVPVPATKELEQVSVGNIMGQVLEHGVSIHEIHGEEETHSAIGDLPEEKCAGTGSLVRTNSEDRGTVKDTLIDENAPTAKKETREVSSEFLESSEIDVEMEMQMAGEVKSSDSNKEGDHLPSTIDADSNQASLSQDLSLQLSRKKVVVDILEAMEVVAPDMDEKTKLSQKVEELATSTLEKIENKSVLLAKLDKLRNKLKEFQENAFHRKLTSLEKMQELENRGHYDHSSLDEKTLKQLENLFLAVNRVLQADKDMRTGKGYMRTSTGQDSDTSKGDELFWGFQREENREKEDTGAQPSEQSIPNEVSASPGFESSQKKDATDETKAEENLSRHVNADVGKQEQLSQDSQRRESKKREKTKTQSSENTVPDEVSASPGCDSSQKKDVTDKSKPPDDPPGPASTGSSATGVLEESTENEIETYSNNMKNDLENRSSSSGWSSWLYFPFSASGMDVNTAHDASDRGRNNTKENHVEDIETHSGTKATTLIAQAWYIVGLGWIFQTESQSVREDCETQPSETQPKVEDSGAVEVKCDKGTEGTTSWYWYPVNGMYRVYTWVFSASQKENI, encoded by the exons ATGGGCGGGCGGGGGCAGATCGGGAGCCTCTACGCCTCGCAGTACGGGCTGGGGGTGATGTTTCGCAGGAGGCTTCACGTGATAATGAGGTCGAGAGGCTTCACTCCCCACTGGCGTCCTCCGGGTGGCTTCAGGACGGCCATCCAAGCACGCCCACACGCAACTAAGTCTTCCTGTTCCAAAG TCAACAAGAACAACCTCAGCTGGCATTTTCTCGTCCTGCTGATGGGTCAGAATGTTCAGCTACAAACAGTAGAGAAACTGAAGGATGTTACACGCTACCTAGTGAGGATAATTGTTCGCCAGTGTGAGGTGCACACTTCAGAGAGGATACGCCGTTCCATGCAGTTGTACACTGTTTACTCCCGCATGTGGGGAGAAGAG GCTGCAAGGAGAATGCTGTCGAACCTCAGGAGGATGTTTTTAATGAGAGGACGACATCTACTTTTGTCAGCAGTTTGCATTACACAATATGACTGGGATAAAGAGAAGATATCAGATGAGAGCTTAGAAAG aGCGACGGATGACTTAGATTCTGTAGGGGAACTCTGCAAAGCAACAGTTCAGTGTGAGAATTGTGGAAAACGACAAGTTATTGATCAGCAG ATGTCAAATGTGGATTATTGTATGTGCAGAGGAACTATAGGCTATGCAGGAAAGAATAGGGAATATGATTCTTGGGAACCATTCATCGAAAGAGATCACCATATTGTGTGGCGCCAGCGACACCATGTGCATCAGCATTTGTTTGCTTATAAAG TGTATGGAACTTATGATGATGTGAGCCTCAGTGCATTCATGGAAGCACAGCTGAACAGCGGCTTCAGAAAAGAGTGGGATGATTCTGTGCTTGAGTTGCGGGTGCTGGATTCCCACACAGAATCCAACTCTGATCTTGTTTACTGGCTTGTCAAGTTCCCT CAATTCTTTGCAAATAGAGACTATGTCTTTAAAAGGCGCTTCACATATaatgaagaaagacaagaagctgTTATAATGAGTCAAGCAATAGAGTCTAATGTGTTCccagaagagaaaggaatttaTCGTGTCAATGAATATTGGTCAACGATGGTCATTAGAGCCTGTGAGAGTATTGATAAG CCAGGTATAGAATACACTCTGACGTATTTCGACAACCCTGGGACTAGTCTTCCACAAAGTATAACAAACTTCATTGCAGCTACAG GTTTTCCAAACTTCTTACGAAAAGTACACCAAGCAGCCCTAAGCCTTCAGACAGATCATGAGAATGGAGGAGATGCTTACATCAGTCTCCCTGTTCAGCTACGATATCCAGAGAGACCGCCAGAAATTGAAAAACCAACCATTTCAGTAAGCGTCGAAGAAGAAGGGGTTCCCGTTCCTGCCACAAAGGAGTTGGAGCAAGTTTCTGTGGGCAACATAATGGGTCAAGTTCTTGAGCATGGGGTCAGTATACACGAGATCCACGGTGAAGAGGAGACGCATAGTGCAATAGGTGATTTACCAGAAGAAAAATGTGCAGGAACAGGTTCTTTGGTAAGGACTAATAGTGAAGATAGAGGCACTGTAAAGGATACATTGATAGACGAAAACGCTCCTACAGCAAAGAAAGAGACTCGAGAAGTTAGCAGTGAATTTCTTGAAAGTAGTGAAATAGATGTAGAGATGGAAATGCAAATGGCAGGTGAAGTTAAGAGCTCTGACTCTAACAAAGAGGGCGACCATTTACCTTCTACAATAGATGCAGATAGTAACCAGGCATCTCTGTCTCAAGATCTGTCTCTGCAGCTGAGTAGAAAAAAAGTTGTGGTAGATATATTGGAAGCTATGGAGGTTGTGGCACCTGACATGGATGAAAAAACAAAATTGTCACAAAAAGTGGAAGAGTTGGCTACAAGTACCTTGGAAAAAATTGAAAACAAGTCTGTGTTGCTTGCAAAACTTGACAAATTAAGGAATAAATTGAAAGAATTTCAAGAAAACGCATTTCATCGTAAACTAACTTCTTTGGAAAAAATGCAAGAACTTGAAAATCGTGGCCATTATGACCATTCTAGCCTAGATGAAAAGACTCTAAAGCAACTTGAAAACCTTTTCCTTGCTGTGAACAGAGTTCTTCAAGCTGACAAAGACATGCGGACTGGAAAGGGTTACATGAGGACTTCAACAGGACAAGACTCAGATACTAGCAAGGGAGATGAATTATTTTGGGGTTtccaaagagaagaaaatagagagaaggaagacacaGGGGCACAACCAAGTGAACAAAGTATACCTAATGAAGTGTCTGCATCACCAGGCTTTGAAAGTTCACAAAAGAAAGATGCAACTGATGAAACCAAGGCTGAAGAAAATCTATCAAGACATGTTAATGCAGATGTTGGAAAGCAGGAGCAATTATCCCAGGATTcccaaagaagagaaagcaagaagagagaaaagaccaagACACAGTCAAGTGAAAACACAGTACCTGATGAAGTCTCTGCCTCACCAGGCTGTGACAGTTCTCAAAAGAAAGATGTAACTGACAAATCAAAGCCTCCAGATGATCCACCTGGGCCTGCTAGTACAGGATCGTCAGCCACAGGTGTATTAGAAGAAAGCACAGAGAATGAAATTGAAAcctatagtaataatatgaaaaatgattTAGAAAATAGAAGCAGTTCTAGTGGGTGGTCATCTTGGTTATATTTCCCATTTTCAGCATCTGGGATGGATGTCAATACAGCACACGATGCATCAGACAGGGGGAGAAATAACACTAAAGAAAATCATGTGGAGGACATTGAGACGCACAGTGGAACGAAGGCCACAACATTAATTGCTCAAGCTTGGTATATTGTTGGACTAGGGTGGATCTTCCAAACAGAATCGCAGTCAGTCAGAGAGGACTGTGAGACCCAGCCCAGTGAGACCCAGCCAAAGGTTGAAGATAGTGGTGCTGTAGAAGTTAAATGTGATAAGGGAACAGAGGGAACCACATCTTGGTATTGGTATCCAGTGAATGGTATGTATAGAGTGTATACTTGGGTGTTCAGTGCTTCACAGAAAGAGAATATCTAA
- the LOC113823445 gene encoding mediator of RNA polymerase II transcription subunit 21, whose amino-acid sequence MADRLSQLQDAVNMQAENLYNSIGCLFNSAPPCSFDKSGKTPSQNENPDDMTEHKRVFATLIARNAKDIDVLIESLPSEDSSAELQTASMRVLEQEGEEAALKLQRGIDRGDKLLEEINRALSEIANTQLAINRITDASQEHGHTHPQEPLKRICSKTTDMITRADCQRRN is encoded by the exons ATGGCAGACCGCCTGTCGCAACTTCAAGATGCAGTTAACAtg CAAGCAGAGAACCTTTATAATAGCATAGGCTGTTTGTTTAATTCAGCACCACCATGTAGCTTTGATAAAAGTGGCAAGACCCCTTCACAAAATGAAAATCCTGATG ATATGACTGAACACAAGAGAGTCTTTGCCACTCTCATCGCTCGTAATGCTAAGGATATAGATGTATTGATTGAAAGTCTTCCATCTGAAGACTCTTCGGCTGAACTTCAG ACGGCCAGCATGAGGGTGCTTGAGCAGGAAGGTGAAGAAGCTGCTCTGAAGCTCCAAAGAGGAATTGATCGAGGAGACAAGTTACTTGAGGAGATCAACAGAGCTCTCAGTGAAATTGCCAACACACAGTTGGCCATCAATCGCATCACTGATGCTTCACAGG agcatggacacacacacccgcaagaGCCTTTGAAGAGGATTTGCTCCAAGACGACCGACATGATCACACGCGCCGACTGTCAGAGGAGGAATTAA